A genomic region of bacterium contains the following coding sequences:
- the ndk gene encoding nucleoside-diphosphate kinase produces MERTLIIVKPDAVGKKFTGEIIKRFENNGFEISGARFIKMDRKKAEGFYYVHEEKPFFKSLVEFMISGPVLVLSVKKDNAVKDARKLIGATNPVNAEAGTIRKDFAESIERNAIHGSDSPETAEFEVGYFFKEEELF; encoded by the coding sequence ATGGAACGCACGTTAATTATCGTTAAACCGGATGCTGTCGGGAAAAAATTTACGGGAGAAATTATCAAAAGATTCGAAAATAATGGCTTTGAAATAAGCGGCGCGAGATTTATTAAAATGGACAGAAAAAAAGCCGAAGGTTTTTATTATGTCCATGAAGAGAAACCCTTTTTTAAAAGCCTTGTGGAGTTTATGATTTCCGGTCCGGTTTTAGTGTTGTCGGTGAAAAAGGACAATGCGGTAAAAGACGCGCGGAAATTAATAGGGGCTACGAATCCGGTAAACGCGGAAGCCGGGACCATTAGAAAAGATTTTGCCGAGAGTATTGAACGTAACGCTATTCATGGTTCTGATTCACCGGAAACGGCTGAGTTTGAAGTGGGATATTTTTTTAAAGAAGAAGAATTGTTTTAA